A single region of the Devosia sp. FJ2-5-3 genome encodes:
- a CDS encoding DUF1236 domain-containing protein, with protein sequence MKKLIIGALAVAALSLPTVAQAQLIKDSNDAEAAVGGTVGGATGGVAGAIVGGLIFGPIGAAIGGFAGATIGAAGGVEAASVEYVRLNPTEPVVIEGAIDVGYQVPEQIVVHTIEGDDTYGYFYTTDRVYFVDLSNRTIVYSPGTVVAVEAN encoded by the coding sequence ATGAAAAAGCTCATTATTGGCGCTCTCGCCGTGGCCGCCCTGAGCCTGCCCACCGTCGCCCAGGCCCAGTTGATCAAGGATAGCAACGACGCCGAAGCTGCTGTCGGAGGGACCGTGGGTGGCGCGACTGGCGGCGTTGCCGGCGCTATTGTCGGCGGCCTCATCTTTGGACCGATCGGCGCTGCGATCGGAGGCTTTGCCGGCGCGACCATCGGCGCTGCGGGTGGCGTCGAAGCGGCGTCGGTTGAGTATGTCCGTTTGAATCCGACCGAGCCGGTCGTCATCGAGGGCGCAATCGACGTGGGTTATCAGGTGCCGGAACAGATCGTGGTCCACACAATTGAGGGCGACGATACCTACGGCTATTTCTACACGACCGATCGCGTCTACTTCGTGGACCTCTCGAACCGCACCATCGTATACTCGCCAGGCACTGTGGTGGCTGTCGAAGCAAACTGA
- a CDS encoding M3 family metallopeptidase codes for MTNPFFTTWETPYEAPPFDAIETGHFKPAFIAALEQHRAEIDAIGASAEAPSFENTIAAIERSGRALRRVEMVFNQLTSAATSDALQAVEREIVVLVTRHWNAIFLDPKLFARIDDLYARRDALGLDPEALRVLERYHLDFVRSGARLTDAERERFAAILERLATLGTQFGQNVLADEQETVFTLSEAEMEGLPDFARAAAAETARDRKLNAPYAVTPSRSSVEPILHFARDRGVREKVWRAFVKRGANGNKNDNSALIEEIVALRAEQARLLGYESYAAYKLADSMAGTPEAARGLLEQVWEGGRKRAESDRAALQDLARDEGQSEALEAWDWRYFAEKLRLSRYDFDENELKPYLQLEKVVDAAFFVAEKLFGLTFVPREDIPGYHPDVRVWEVVRADRIIGLFYGDYYARAGKRSGAWMTSFREQSKLDGVQIPFIVNTCNFNKPPEGQKALLSLDEARTVFHEMGHGLHGLLSDVTYPRISGTNVVRDFVELPSQIFEHWLEEAPVLSRLTHVETGEAIPEALLERMRAARTANAGFETVEFVSSAILDMDYHSGPMDGSVAAFEQKVLKSISMPREIALRHASTHFLHLFSGDGYAAGYYSYLWSEVLDADGFGAFKDAGDPFDPETAKRLYDYIYSAGGKRDFAEAYELFRGRPPEVRALLEGRGLVQGANEE; via the coding sequence GTGACCAACCCATTCTTCACCACCTGGGAGACGCCCTACGAAGCGCCACCCTTCGATGCCATTGAAACCGGCCATTTCAAGCCGGCCTTCATTGCGGCCCTTGAACAGCACCGCGCCGAAATCGACGCCATCGGCGCCAGTGCCGAAGCGCCCAGCTTCGAAAACACCATCGCCGCCATCGAACGCTCGGGCCGCGCTCTGCGCCGGGTGGAGATGGTTTTCAACCAGCTGACTTCGGCTGCCACCAGCGACGCCTTGCAGGCCGTCGAGCGCGAGATTGTGGTGCTCGTCACCCGCCACTGGAACGCTATCTTCCTCGATCCAAAGCTTTTCGCCCGCATTGACGATCTCTATGCCCGTCGCGACGCGCTTGGCCTCGACCCCGAGGCTCTTCGCGTGCTGGAGCGCTATCATCTCGACTTCGTCCGCTCTGGCGCCCGCCTGACCGACGCCGAACGCGAGCGCTTTGCCGCCATTTTAGAGCGTCTTGCGACATTGGGCACCCAGTTCGGCCAGAATGTTCTCGCCGATGAGCAGGAAACTGTCTTCACTCTGAGCGAAGCGGAAATGGAAGGGCTGCCCGATTTCGCCCGCGCCGCAGCCGCCGAAACCGCCAGGGACCGCAAGCTCAATGCCCCCTATGCGGTGACCCCGTCGCGCTCCAGCGTCGAGCCCATCCTGCATTTCGCCAGGGATCGTGGTGTCCGGGAGAAAGTCTGGCGCGCCTTCGTCAAGCGCGGCGCCAATGGCAACAAGAACGATAACTCCGCCCTTATCGAGGAAATTGTCGCGCTGCGCGCCGAACAGGCCCGTCTTCTCGGCTATGAAAGCTACGCCGCCTACAAGCTGGCCGATAGCATGGCCGGAACGCCAGAAGCGGCGCGGGGCCTGCTCGAACAGGTCTGGGAGGGCGGCCGCAAGCGCGCCGAGTCCGACCGAGCCGCCCTGCAGGATCTTGCCCGCGACGAGGGACAGTCCGAGGCTCTCGAGGCCTGGGACTGGCGCTACTTTGCCGAGAAGCTGCGCCTGTCCCGCTATGACTTCGACGAGAACGAGCTGAAGCCCTATCTGCAGCTCGAAAAGGTGGTCGACGCGGCCTTCTTCGTGGCTGAAAAGCTCTTTGGGCTCACTTTCGTGCCCCGCGAAGACATCCCCGGCTACCATCCCGATGTCCGCGTTTGGGAGGTGGTCCGCGCGGATCGCATCATCGGCCTTTTTTACGGCGACTACTATGCGCGGGCGGGCAAACGCTCGGGCGCCTGGATGACCTCGTTCCGGGAGCAGTCCAAGCTCGACGGCGTGCAGATCCCGTTCATCGTCAACACCTGCAATTTCAACAAGCCGCCCGAAGGGCAGAAGGCATTGCTCTCGCTAGACGAGGCGCGCACCGTCTTCCACGAAATGGGCCATGGCCTGCATGGCCTGCTGTCCGATGTCACCTATCCCCGCATCTCGGGCACCAATGTGGTGCGCGATTTCGTGGAGCTGCCCAGCCAGATTTTCGAACATTGGCTCGAAGAGGCACCAGTTCTGTCACGCCTGACACATGTCGAGACCGGCGAGGCTATTCCCGAAGCCCTCCTGGAACGTATGCGCGCGGCCCGGACTGCTAATGCAGGGTTTGAAACGGTCGAATTCGTATCTTCGGCCATCCTCGACATGGACTACCATTCAGGCCCTATGGATGGTTCGGTCGCCGCGTTCGAGCAGAAGGTGCTGAAGAGCATCTCCATGCCGCGTGAGATCGCCTTGCGCCACGCCAGCACGCATTTCCTTCACCTCTTCTCGGGTGATGGTTATGCGGCGGGATACTACAGCTATCTCTGGAGCGAGGTTCTCGACGCCGACGGCTTCGGCGCCTTCAAGGACGCTGGCGATCCCTTCGATCCGGAGACCGCGAAACGTCTCTATGACTATATCTATTCCGCAGGCGGCAAACGGGACTTTGCCGAGGCTTATGAACTCTTCCGTGGGCGGCCGCCAGAGGTCCGGGCGCTGCTTGAGGGCCGGGGTCTGGTTCAGGGGGCTAACGAAGAGTGA